The genomic interval GAGTAAACTCCGCTCGATTCAGCGTCAAATAACTGCGGCCCAATTTGCCGCTACGCACTCGAAAACCGTGGCGTGTGTAAACCAAGCGCCATTTTGCTCCGTCCACCTGTAATCCCAATTCGGTGTCGCGGGGCAACCCAGCCTGCTTGGCTCGGACTTCCAATTCTGGCGCTATCAGCGCCAGAAATTTGAGCGGGTCGCCAATTTTGACCATGAACACTTCATTTTGGTCTGCTTCCTGATGGTGATACCTGCCGCCTGCGGCAACCACCAATCGATGCAATAGATGATTCGGCGGTGCATTCAGCACCAGGTCCTGCCGGTTATGCTCGATGGCGTCGCTGCAAGCCCGGGCCAGCAATTGCTGATTTGCATTGGGATGATGGGGAGTGGCAAGCAATTCTATCACCCGCTCATTTCGCAGCACAGTGTAGCCGACAATCGGAGCAATCGATTCTTCTAATTCGAGTTTGTCGGGTCCATCGAGCGCCACCAACAGCGAATCGTACGCTTTGCGTCCGACGAGCCAGCGCCAAAATGCCTCGGTGCGGTCCAAGGGCCCATAAGCGCCCAAAGTGTTTTGCCGATAAATGCGCATCAGGGCCGGCATTTCCACATGCCGCCAAAGACGAATGTTCAACGGCTTGGCCGGGCGCAAGGCCTGCTCGCTGTGCAATCGGGCCAGCACCTCGCGCGCCTTGCCTTGAGAGAAACAATGCCGCCCACACAACGCCCAACCTGCCCGATGAAAGAACCGGGGAATGCGCGTGCGTACCAGCCCCAAAACAGCACCGGCGGCGGCAATCCGCCGATCCGCTTCGCTTAAGAGCCGTGTAGCAAACCGTTGACCGCGAAATTCCGGCAACGTACCCAGCCAATGAAAACCGGCCACGGGCAACTCCAGCTTGCCAAATAGCATCGTACGATGGGTAAGCTGCAGGTGCGATAATACTCGATAGCCGCGTTTCACCAGCAGACGGTCGGTCGGCTCATAAAATGGATCTTCCGTTTGAACATGAAATTCTTCCCGCGAAGGGCCTTGAAAAATCGCCAGCAGCGAGTGGTACACGGCCGCATGGTCACCGCTGCGTCCCAACACCAAGCGCGCTTCACCGGTTGGCGTCGTTTCGGAAAAGACATCTTGCCTCATCAAATTAGGCAATGCGTCACCCAGCCGCGCTTGCCTGAGGGGTAAACATATCTTTTCCGCTCCTTTAGCTCCCCGGATTATCGCCGTGGGCTGATTGGCCACCGACCGAGTTTCCGCCTTCGACAGCTTGGGCCGAGTGCCCTTGGTTGAGCGTGAGGCAAGCTTTGGTTTCCCTCGGCCCGCTTCAGAGCGCAGGCTGGAAGGCTTTTGCTTAGGGTTGGCAGCGGTTGCAAGCCGTTGACGGGAACCATTCGACGACTTAACACGACGACCAGAATGTATCGCCGATGATCTCCCGTGTGATACGACCTGCAAAGTGGTCGTTCTGCTCATCGCGAATCCCTGCTGTTGGAGAAACGATCCATCCGTTGAGCATTAACTTAACCATTCGCGCCGGAGTTTTCCAGGATGGGGAGCAAAAAATTTGTCAAGTCCACTTCCGGAAACAAAGTAAATGCGTATTCCCGCGATATTAGCAATGCTTCAGCCCGTTGTCGGTCGGCCCGCTTGGCCGCCTCCGAAGCCCACAATTCCCGCAGCGCCGCCACCGCGGGTTGCAGTGCTTCATTGACTTGACGGATGGCACGACAGCGCATTTGCGCATTATCTGGCGTTTCGACCGTTGCCAACCAGCGGCGCTTTTCAGCAACCAAGGCCGCTGTATTCTGATCTGTGGTGATGCGATCGGGGCCAGGCTGCTTCAAAAATCGCTCCGGATGAAAATACAACTCGCGAATCCGCTGACGAAGTTGAGGCACATCGTCAGTAGGAGCAGCAGAATGAGAAAGGGGCAGACGAAGTGTTCCAGACACAACCATGTACCCTGGTGGCGCCACGCCGAAGAACCGTTCGATGATGCGATCGGTAAGCTGATCATACTTCGCCCCACCAATGCCATGCACAAATAAATCGCCCAACAGCAGCCGGGCGGCCATAGTGGTAATGAGCGCTCGGGTTCGCAAGCGAATGCCATTAGCCGAAAGCGCCGCCCACCGCTCTACGGCCGCAGCGGCATTTTCGGGGACAAGCGGCAACGCGGCTTCGAATTGTTCCCGATCGGATAGCAACAATTCGTCTTTCCGATGTCGGACAAAAAGCCTGCGACGGCGCGGATCGGATTCCGTCCAAATCCACAGCGGCGCCTCCAGCCAGTCGTCCATGCGATCCAGCGCCGGGACCGGATGCGCTGCGGAACGCACTTTGTGTTCCCGGCGATACTCCAGAAGCGCCGCATTGTACGTTTCCCAAAATCGAGGCAAGTGGGCCAACAAATGCGCCATGAACCAACGCATAGCGGGCAAGTCGCATACCCGGCTTTGCGGAATTTCCAAGGTTTGCAACCCCCAGGCGGCTTCGCATTGATGCCGAGCTTGCGCCAACGAAGCGCCCAAATGATTGGTCTCCCGAGAGCGTGCAACCGCCAGTGGCCAAAAACGCGCTAAAAATGGATGCGGCACCAATGACTGCAAATGCTTACTGGCCCGATCGGCAAACGAATCGAAACACGCGCGATCCAAAATCGTCCGTTGTTCAAACGGCGCTTCTGCCGCTGCGCGATCGAAAGGCACATTTTCCAAGCGGGGCTGATCGAGGGAGCCGCTGGGCACACGCAGCGACGCGGTTTTCATCGCATCACTGTCGATTTGTAAATTGACGGCCACCGCGCCGTGATCTTTCGCCAGTCGCGCCAGCGCAAAATTCTTAAGCCAGACGCCAGGATGAAACATTTCCGGCTGATGTCCGGCCAGAATTACGTGTCCAGGGTTGGCCGGAACCGTCGCATTTCGATAGCTGCGAGTGTAACGCAGGGCTTCCGCCAGCAGTTGTTCTCGGGCTTCACTTGCCAACTGCGTTAACCCACGCCCTTGCACATTGTAACCGGCTTGGGCGATGGTGCGCTTGTTGAGCGACATCATTTCGCCGGCCAGCGATAGCGGAGGCTCAATCAGTTTAGCGCCATGTTCCCGCGGCGCGTTCAGCCGCGTCACCCGAGGCGACCAATCGGACCAACGGAACGTAGTCGCGTTGAAATCCTCATTATTCGAGCGTGTTTGCGGATGATCGCCGTTCACATGTTGCCCCGGCAGGAGAGCATCGGAATGGATCAACCTGTTTCCGGCTGATTCTTCGGGGCAATTTTTGGGCCAGCATTCCCTTGCCGTAGAACAAGGGTTGCTCACGATGCGGCTCCCGAACAGACCACATGTTTACGAAATTGGGGAGGCACCTCGCCCCGCAGCGCCGCTACGCTAAGGTCAATCACCTCCTGATAATGTCGCAGGCGGCTGTCGGAATTGTCCAGCGATCCGCCAAACGATCGGGCTTCCTCCAAATAAATCAACGGCACGGGCAGTTCCACGATTTTGAAGTTTTGGTGTGCCGCCTGAACCCACAGTTCCAATGGCATGGCGTAGCCGGGTTCCGTGATATTCAGTTTTTCCAGCGCCGACACCCGGTAGGCCTTGAAGCCGCAAAAAGCATCGGTCAATTTCAATCCCAACCGGCAATTAATTTCAGCTGTGATGAGTTCGTTGATTTTTCGCCGGGACGCCGGTGGAGCGCTGTCCCCTGCAAATTGCTTGAGGTAGCGGCTGCCCGACACAATATCGACTCCGTCGCAGGCCGACACGAATTGCGGAATCAATCGCGGTTGATGTTGTCCATCGCAGTCGATGGTTATCAACACATCGTAATCATTGTATAGCGCAAACTGAAACGCGCTGCGCAAGGCCGCTCCATAGCCGCGGTTTTTCGGATGCCGAACCACGTGCACATCGCGACGTTGGGCCAACAATTCCGCAGTGCCGTCGATTGAGCCATCGTCGACCACTAAGACTTCGCGGCTGTAACGGAGCACTTCGTCCAGTACCCCAGCGACGTGTCGCACCTCGTTGTACACAGGCAAGGCGGTTAAAAATCGAGTGGCCATAATACCCTGACGCGATGACTTTGAAATGCAAATCTACAAAGCGATCTTACAAGCCTGGCAAAACTTGTGCCGCGATCAGACTGCCAACTTGTAAACTTGAGGTTTCCTACTTCGCCCTTCCCCTTTTATTTTTTGCGGCACGAACGGCAACGACCATTTTAGACCGACAATAAGACGAGTCAACGAAGCGGAATTTGGGGCGTAATCGGCAGAGTTGACACTTTTAAAAGCATGGAAATCGAAATCTATAAGCGGCGGTTGATTGGGGCAGCCCCTTGATTTCCAGGTTTTGCTCTCCGGCCAACGCTTATGATTTGACGCGTTCACACCCACTGCACAGGATCGCGCTCCGCACGACACGGCCAAACTGTTGCCGCGGGGAATTGCGCGGCAAGCATTTCCGCTAAACGTTCGACCGCAAACCGCTCGCTGGCAAAATGACCAGCCAAGATCAAGCCCATGCCCATTGCTTCGGCCGCCAGGCACGTATGGAATCGGGTCTCGCCTGTGACAAAACAATCGCAACCGGCGCGGTGCGCCGCTTCCAGCAATTCCCCGCCGCTGCCGCAAGCCACGGCCACAGCGCGGACCGGCATCTGTGCGTTGCCAACCAAGTGCACGCCGGGCAAATTAAGAAAATCTTTCAACCGTGTCGCGACGCGGCCCAACGTGGCGGAGGCTTCCGGAAACCCATACCTTCCCGCGCCCAATTTCGGATCGGCGATATCCGATACCAAAGGGCCGACGTCGCTCAATCCTAATCCTTCGGCCAATCGTTGATTGATGCCGGAGCGGGCCGAATCAAAAGCTGTGTGCGGACTATACACGGCAATGCCCGCCTCGATGACTTCCAAGAGCATGCGCCCTTCGGTAGTGTCAGCGCTGATGCGTTTGAACTCTCGAAATGGAAACGGGTGGTGCGCAACAATCAGTTCGGCCTTTTCAGACACCGCCTCCTGGACGCTGTGTGGCGTGACCGTCAGGCAAGTCATGATCCGCTGCACATTACGTTTGGCATCGCCGACAAGCAGTCCC from Pirellulales bacterium carries:
- a CDS encoding GNAT family N-acetyltransferase; the encoded protein is MRQDVFSETTPTGEARLVLGRSGDHAAVYHSLLAIFQGPSREEFHVQTEDPFYEPTDRLLVKRGYRVLSHLQLTHRTMLFGKLELPVAGFHWLGTLPEFRGQRFATRLLSEADRRIAAAGAVLGLVRTRIPRFFHRAGWALCGRHCFSQGKAREVLARLHSEQALRPAKPLNIRLWRHVEMPALMRIYRQNTLGAYGPLDRTEAFWRWLVGRKAYDSLLVALDGPDKLELEESIAPIVGYTVLRNERVIELLATPHHPNANQQLLARACSDAIEHNRQDLVLNAPPNHLLHRLVVAAGGRYHHQEADQNEVFMVKIGDPLKFLALIAPELEVRAKQAGLPRDTELGLQVDGAKWRLVYTRHGFRVRSGKLGRSYLTLNRAEFTRLALGHGTVRETAFAGRLQGSTRSALDLADILFPRLLLWRPCWDDLAV
- a CDS encoding glycosyltransferase family 2 protein, with translation MATRFLTALPVYNEVRHVAGVLDEVLRYSREVLVVDDGSIDGTAELLAQRRDVHVVRHPKNRGYGAALRSAFQFALYNDYDVLITIDCDGQHQPRLIPQFVSACDGVDIVSGSRYLKQFAGDSAPPASRRKINELITAEINCRLGLKLTDAFCGFKAYRVSALEKLNITEPGYAMPLELWVQAAHQNFKIVELPVPLIYLEEARSFGGSLDNSDSRLRHYQEVIDLSVAALRGEVPPQFRKHVVCSGAAS
- a CDS encoding Nif3-like dinuclear metal center hexameric protein — encoded protein: MLTVSAIAAFLEDFAPHRLAAEWDNVGLLVGDAKRNVQRIMTCLTVTPHSVQEAVSEKAELIVAHHPFPFREFKRISADTTEGRMLLEVIEAGIAVYSPHTAFDSARSGINQRLAEGLGLSDVGPLVSDIADPKLGAGRYGFPEASATLGRVATRLKDFLNLPGVHLVGNAQMPVRAVAVACGSGGELLEAAHRAGCDCFVTGETRFHTCLAAEAMGMGLILAGHFASERFAVERLAEMLAAQFPAATVWPCRAERDPVQWV